Proteins encoded in a region of the Panicum hallii strain FIL2 chromosome 3, PHallii_v3.1, whole genome shotgun sequence genome:
- the LOC112887087 gene encoding RING-H2 finger protein ATL39-like: protein MDHQDHLSPTPSARAAAGGGSGIRWEPHGRVLTACLVALNVFLVLLVYVYFWRFFSRSRGGGDAEAATSSAASSPPASPKARDRREVERAITALPVFVAHSSGGSAECAICIAELADGEEGRLLPRCGHRFHARCVDAWFLFHTTCPLCRATVLVADDDAAPPAAAPAEPAATTTSQPSRHEDSTDRPRTDADSDSPV, encoded by the coding sequence ATGGATCATCAGGACCACCTGAGCCCCACCCcgagcgcgcgcgccgccgccggcggcgggtcCGGCATCCGCTGGGAGCCGCACGGGCGGGTGCTGACGGCGTGCCTGGTCGCGCTCAACGtcttcctcgtcctcctcgtctACGTCTACTTCTGGCGCTTCTTCTCCCgctcgcgcggcggcggggacgccgAGGCGGCGACCTCCTCCGCGgcctcgtcgccgccggcgtcgcccaAGGCCCGGGACCGCCGGGAGGTGGAGCGCGCCATCACCGCGCTGCCCGTCTTCGTCGCGCACTCCTCCGGCGGCAGCGCGGAGTGCGCGATCTGCATCGCGGAGCTGGCGGACGGCGAGGAGGGCCGGCTGCTGCCGCGGTGCGGGCACCGGTTCCACGCGCGCTGCGTCGACGCGTGGTTCCTTTTCCACACCACCTGCCCGCTCTGCCGCGCCACCGTCCTCGTCGCAGACGACGATGCCGCCCCGCCCGCTGCGGCGCCAGCGGAGCCTGCTGCCACGACGACGAGCCAGCCGTCGCGTCATGAGGACAGTACGGATCGCCCGAGAACGGACGCGGATTCGGATTCTCCGGTGTGA
- the LOC112887360 gene encoding uncharacterized protein LOC112887360, giving the protein MGKKRAAAASAAGAPVFPFPAFAAAGEQDHFSDYGFDSQLVSFFAQAEAKRSRRHHSHHPPPLEPARFKLQKPISKKHHHLQKQQQQRRHRWWSSAASAALLLFKRPSSSSSCGPAADSAPAPYGHSASAAVPLYLADDGDGPAACACWAPSMRSGRLAAAELGAAAQAVPYVSLGSASLGGGGAGAAGGGAPATPIYLVT; this is encoded by the exons ATGGGGAAGAAGCGGGCGGccgccgcgagcgccgccggggCGCCAGTCTTCCCGTTCCCGGcgttcgccgccgccggcgagcaggaCCACTTCAGCGACTACGGCTTCGACTCGCAACTCGTCTCCTTCTTCGCGCAG GCTGAGGCGAAGCGGAGCAGGCGCCACCACTcccaccacccgccgccgctggaGCCCGCACGGTTCAAGCTCCAGAAGCCCATCTCCAAGAAGCACCACCACCTGCagaaacagcagcagcagcggcgccaccggtggtggagctccgccgcctccgccgcgctccTCCTCTTCaagcgcccctcctcctcctcctcctgcggcCCCGCGGCGGATTCAGCTCCTGCCCCCTACGGACactccgcctcggccgccgtgccgcTGTACCTcgccgacgacggcgacggcccGGCCGCGTGCGCTTGCTGGGCGCCCTCCATGCGGTCCGGCCGCCTggccgccgccgagctcggcgccGCGGCTCAGGCGGTGCCCTACGTCAGCCTCGGGTCCGCTAGcctcggcggcggtggcgccggaGCGGCAGGTGGAGGCGCTCCAGCGACGCCCATCTACCTCGTGACCTGA